Proteins encoded together in one Carya illinoinensis cultivar Pawnee chromosome 3, C.illinoinensisPawnee_v1, whole genome shotgun sequence window:
- the LOC122305395 gene encoding uncharacterized protein LOC122305395: MLLRSSSTPLLGSLHSESPNNNLNHYETCITLKHPPPTIHQSHHKLSLHQAGSLNLSSFSRNTSPISPSIADLDRNKGFRRAQSEGNLEGLAYASCSNKFFMLQTIPSTRGECEDDEEEEDEEEDYYTEDDEERDELEEDEKPLWRNERGEEMVMAMEAQALGLENKTRNLTLTEEASVREEIWNLGFGRGQGMEGGPGVGVGVGGGGGGGGGRGEFNSTGSGGDCGDNQGGVEEHFKRMVEENPGNPLCLRNYAQFLYQSKRDLQGAEEYYSRAILADPKDGEVLSQCAKLVWELSHDQDRASSYFERAVQASPQDSHVHAAYASFLWEAEEYVDESVVPEEIQVMQSHFHGAVASASA, translated from the exons ATGCTGCTCAGAAGTTCTTCAACACCATTACTCGGATCCCTCCACTCAGAAAGTCCCAACAACAACCTCAATCACTATGAAACCTGTATTACCCTCAAGCACCCACCACCCACCATCCACCAAAGCCACCACAAGCTCTCACTCCACCAAGCTGGGTCTCTCAACCTCTCCTCATTCTCTCGCAACACCTCCCCAATCTCTCCCTCCATTGCTGACCTCGACCGGAATAAAGGCTTTCGAAGAGCTCAGTCTGAAGGAAACTTGGAAGGACTAGCCTATGCTTCTTGCAGCAACAAGTTCTTCATGTTGCAAACTATACCATCTACGAGAGGTGAATGCGAAGAtgacgaagaagaagaggatgaagaagaagattatTATACAGAGGATGATGAAGAGAGAGATGAGTTAGAGGAAGATGAAAAACCACTGTGGAGGAATGAAAGAGGTGAAGAGATGGTCATGGCGATGGAAGCACAAGCTCTTGGTCTAGAGAACAAAACAAGAAACCTGACTCTGACAGAGGAGGCCAGTGTTAGGGAGGAAATTTGGAATCTGGGTTTTGGACGTGGTCAAGGGATGGAAGGAGGGCCAGGTGTTGGTGTTGGTGTTGGAGGAGGCGGCGGAGGCGGTGGGGGCAGAGGAGAATTCAACTCAACAGGGTCCGGTGGGGATTGCGGGGACAATCAAGGAGGGGTTGAGGAGCATTTTAAGAGGATGGTGGAGGAAAATCCTGGAAACCCTTTGTGTTTGAGAAATTATGCTCAATTTCTGTATCAG TCCAAGAGAGATCTTCAGGGGGCAGAAGAGTATTACTCTCGTGCAATACTAGCAGATCCCAAGGACGGTGAAGTTCTATCACAATGTGCTAAGCTAGTATGGGAGCTCAGTCATGACCAAGATAGGGCTTCAAGCTACTTTGAACGAGCAGTTCAAGCTTCTCCTCAAGATAG CCATGTTCATGCAGCATATGCAAGTTTTCTCTGGGAAGCAGAGGAATATGTGGATGAAAGTGTTGTGCCAGAAGAGATCCAAGTCATGCAATCACATTTTCATGGAGCTGTCGCTTCTGCAAGTGCTTAA